The following coding sequences are from one Arcobacter nitrofigilis DSM 7299 window:
- a CDS encoding SDR family oxidoreductase: MKKIVITGALGHIGSKLIRTLPTEIDDIEIIMIDNMLCQRYCSLFDLPKNYKYTFIEDDILSMNLKEVFLDVSYVIHLAAITNAAGSFDNQEEVENVNYVGTQKVIEACVENNCKLIFLSTTSVYGTQNDIVDENCTEEELKPQSPYALSKFKSEQELKKYEKKLDYIILRFGTIFGVSSGMRFHTAVNKFCWQAVMRQPLTVWKTAFNQKRPYLDLTDAVRSISFLIKNDIFNNEVYNVLTDNLTVSNIVDVIKDNVDNLDINFVETKIMNQLSYDVSNEKFKKLGFKFKGDEKQSIKETIDLIKSSNNG; the protein is encoded by the coding sequence ATGAAAAAAATAGTAATTACTGGAGCACTTGGGCATATTGGTTCAAAGTTGATTCGAACTTTACCTACAGAAATAGATGATATAGAAATTATTATGATTGATAATATGCTATGTCAAAGATATTGTTCTTTATTTGATTTACCTAAAAATTATAAATATACATTTATTGAAGATGATATCCTTTCAATGAATTTGAAAGAGGTATTTTTAGATGTGTCATATGTAATACATTTGGCTGCAATTACAAATGCAGCAGGTAGTTTTGATAATCAAGAAGAAGTTGAAAATGTTAACTATGTTGGAACACAAAAAGTTATTGAAGCTTGTGTTGAGAATAATTGTAAATTGATATTTTTATCTACAACTAGTGTATATGGTACTCAAAATGATATAGTTGATGAGAATTGTACTGAAGAAGAATTAAAACCACAAAGTCCTTATGCCTTATCAAAATTTAAGTCTGAGCAAGAATTAAAAAAATATGAAAAAAAATTGGATTATATTATTTTGAGATTTGGAACAATTTTTGGAGTATCTTCTGGCATGAGATTCCATACTGCAGTAAATAAATTTTGTTGGCAAGCAGTTATGAGACAACCCTTGACTGTGTGGAAAACTGCATTTAACCAAAAAAGACCTTATTTAGACTTAACTGATGCAGTAAGATCAATTTCTTTTTTAATCAAAAATGATATTTTTAATAATGAAGTTTATAATGTCTTAACAGACAATTTAACAGTAAGTAATATTGTAGATGTTATTAAGGATAACGTAGATAATCTTGATATCAATTTTGTTGAAACAAAAATAATGAATCAATTATCGTATGACGTATCAAATGAAAAGTTTAAAAAATTAGGATTTAAGTTTAAAGGTGACGAAAAGCAAAGTATAAAAGAAACTATTGATCTTATAAAGAGTTCTAATAATGGATAA
- a CDS encoding sugar 3,4-ketoisomerase produces the protein MAYITDLDTFSDSRGSLTVIEKVLPYEIKRVYYVYNVSEKRGGHRHIKTIQALIALNGHCEIFVDDGLSEETFILDSPSKCLIVEPKDWHTMDNFSNATVLLVLSSEYYDENDYIVERY, from the coding sequence ATGGCATATATAACTGATTTGGATACATTTAGCGATTCTCGAGGCTCACTTACTGTTATTGAAAAAGTATTGCCATATGAAATAAAAAGAGTATATTATGTATACAATGTTTCTGAGAAAAGAGGAGGACACCGTCATATCAAAACAATACAAGCACTAATTGCATTAAATGGTCATTGTGAAATTTTTGTTGATGATGGTCTTTCTGAAGAAACTTTTATTTTAGACTCTCCCTCAAAGTGTTTGATTGTTGAACCAAAAGACTGGCATACAATGGATAACTTTAGTAATGCTACGGTGCTATTAGTATTGTCTTCTGAGTATTATGATGAAAATGATTATATTGTAGAAAGGTATTAA
- a CDS encoding putative sugar O-methyltransferase — MEKFKSNEFWSDINKNIVNEGQLDELVENFRSSSVNYKISMFNPEINGVRFLKTLLYNLASSLSDNEVEKIKKVKNRNFGQPFCIQYNDEDIDLDYLQAVYEISFLDNSINLNDKKILEIGAGYGRTAHTILSNFDIKSYTIIDLKDTMAISQRYLKKVLPSDKFAKINFVSVDILDGYEIGVHDLAINIDSFAEMHEAVVYNYLSLIDKSVQYFYTKNPVGKYLDKSLDNHTQGKKIIEQALQNGILKSILNIDSNLDINKHSLNFVKEYKPSEQWEVKSESWAKPFSHYWQALYSKN, encoded by the coding sequence ATGGAAAAATTTAAAAGTAATGAATTTTGGAGTGATATTAATAAAAATATTGTTAATGAGGGACAGTTAGATGAATTAGTTGAAAACTTCAGAAGTAGTTCTGTGAATTATAAGATTTCTATGTTTAATCCTGAAATAAATGGAGTAAGGTTTTTAAAAACACTTCTTTATAATCTGGCTTCTTCTTTAAGCGATAATGAGGTAGAAAAAATCAAGAAAGTCAAGAATAGAAATTTTGGTCAACCATTTTGCATTCAATACAACGATGAAGATATAGATTTGGACTATTTACAGGCAGTATACGAAATTTCTTTTTTAGATAATAGTATTAATCTAAATGATAAAAAAATACTTGAAATAGGTGCTGGCTATGGAAGGACAGCACACACCATTCTATCTAATTTTGATATTAAAAGTTACACAATTATTGATTTAAAAGATACAATGGCTATATCTCAAAGATATTTGAAAAAGGTATTACCTTCTGACAAGTTTGCAAAAATAAATTTCGTTTCAGTTGATATACTTGATGGTTATGAAATAGGTGTGCATGATTTAGCTATAAATATAGATTCATTTGCAGAAATGCATGAAGCTGTAGTATACAATTATTTATCACTTATTGATAAAAGTGTTCAATACTTTTATACAAAAAATCCAGTTGGAAAATATCTGGATAAATCTCTTGACAATCATACTCAAGGAAAAAAGATTATTGAACAAGCACTCCAGAATGGAATCTTAAAATCAATATTAAATATTGATTCAAATCTTGATATCAATAAACATTCTTTAAACTTTGTAAAAGAGTATAAACCAAGTGAACAATGGGAAGTTAAATCCGAATCTTGGGCAAAGCCATTTAGTCACTATTGGCAAGCTCTTTATTCAAAGAATTAA
- a CDS encoding NAD-dependent epimerase/dehydratase family protein — MRSFENKTIMVIGARGYIGSSFVNYLKNKYCNIIRIGRDPKIFSPIRKTIANVEDIELNFNSKEYIDAVRRSNVIFYFSAQTSTYTAEKDILKDYEDSVSPIVKLLSLCEKLSTKPTLIFSSAVTICGLVEKLPVNETFKDNPITIYDIHKLTIEQYIKFYAKKNIIKGCILRLSNVYGPGVNSSSSDRGILNLMIKKALNGENLTLYGSGEFLRDYIYIDDVISAFAHAYFHIDNETNGKCYVLGTGIKKSIKNAFDIIVKKSQKIVSNNVLIESVSMPTKISDIEYRNFIADSSCFCSETNWKAKVNLESGIEKTMNNFKKLIKE; from the coding sequence ATGAGAAGTTTTGAAAATAAAACTATCATGGTTATAGGTGCTAGAGGTTATATTGGATCTAGTTTTGTCAATTATTTAAAAAATAAGTATTGTAATATTATACGTATAGGAAGAGACCCTAAAATTTTTTCACCCATAAGAAAAACAATTGCAAATGTTGAAGATATAGAATTAAACTTTAATAGTAAAGAATATATTGATGCAGTACGAAGAAGTAATGTAATTTTTTATTTTTCTGCTCAAACAAGTACGTATACTGCAGAAAAAGATATTTTAAAAGATTATGAAGATTCAGTTTCTCCTATTGTTAAGTTACTTTCATTATGTGAAAAACTTTCTACTAAACCAACACTAATATTTTCAAGTGCAGTAACTATTTGTGGATTGGTTGAGAAGCTTCCTGTGAATGAAACTTTTAAAGATAATCCAATAACAATTTATGATATACATAAATTGACAATTGAACAATATATAAAATTTTATGCTAAAAAAAATATTATTAAGGGATGTATCCTTAGGTTATCAAATGTTTATGGACCTGGAGTTAATAGTAGTAGTTCAGATAGAGGTATTTTAAACTTGATGATTAAAAAAGCATTAAATGGAGAAAATTTGACACTATATGGAAGTGGGGAGTTCTTAAGAGATTATATATATATTGATGATGTTATTTCAGCCTTTGCACATGCCTATTTCCATATTGATAATGAAACTAATGGAAAATGTTACGTTTTAGGGACTGGAATTAAAAAAAGTATTAAAAATGCATTTGACATAATAGTGAAAAAAAGTCAGAAAATTGTAAGTAATAATGTTTTAATTGAATCTGTTAGTATGCCTACAAAAATATCTGATATAGAATATAGAAATTTTATTGCGGACAGTAGTTGCTTCTGTAGTGAAACCAATTGGAAAGCAAAAGTTAATTTAGAGTCTGGTATTGAAAAAACTATGAATAATTTTAAAAAGTTAATTAAGGAATAA
- a CDS encoding TIGR04325 family methyltransferase: MSQEFNVWEGIYNDFDDAPSIGSGFESETWVQKSVLKIKDVLKQAKRTENYVFENIPLYTIASIVYSEKKSLKVLDFGGGMGNTYVPLVHTLPQSTGLDFWVVEGHENVCAAKKIFEKDAHINFSTTLPETNDVDIVHISSSLQYIDDWESLISLLSKYNAQYFIFTDLPAGNIKHTYVSLQNYYESKIAHTFFKLEDILTVLKKFGYELILKNNFQANILQVNKHYPQNNFPEEFRIKYGKNLVFKRVK; encoded by the coding sequence ATGTCACAAGAATTTAATGTTTGGGAAGGGATATATAATGATTTTGATGATGCACCTTCTATTGGTTCAGGGTTTGAAAGTGAAACTTGGGTGCAAAAAAGTGTTTTAAAGATTAAAGATGTCTTAAAACAAGCTAAAAGAACAGAAAACTATGTATTTGAAAATATCCCATTGTATACTATTGCATCTATTGTATATTCTGAAAAGAAAAGTTTAAAAGTACTTGATTTTGGTGGTGGTATGGGGAATACATATGTTCCTTTAGTTCATACTTTACCTCAATCAACAGGCTTAGACTTTTGGGTAGTTGAAGGACATGAAAATGTTTGTGCTGCTAAGAAAATATTTGAAAAAGATGCTCATATTAATTTTTCCACGACATTACCTGAAACAAATGATGTTGATATCGTTCATATAAGTTCATCTTTGCAATATATCGATGATTGGGAATCTTTAATTTCCTTATTATCCAAATACAATGCACAATATTTTATTTTTACGGATTTGCCAGCTGGAAATATAAAGCATACGTATGTTAGTTTACAAAATTACTATGAATCGAAAATTGCACATACTTTTTTTAAACTTGAAGATATTTTAACTGTTTTGAAAAAATTTGGATATGAATTGATATTGAAAAATAATTTTCAAGCTAATATTTTACAAGTGAATAAGCACTATCCTCAAAATAATTTTCCAGAAGAATTTCGAATTAAGTATGGCAAAAATTTAGTTTTTAAAAGAGTTAAATGA
- a CDS encoding DegT/DnrJ/EryC1/StrS family aminotransferase, with translation MILCANPKEQYLTHKTEIQNAINKVLESGWYILGQEVKLFENEFSNFVGTKYTISVASGTDALFLALKALNIGTGDEVITVSHTATATVSAIKATGATPIMVDIEKEYFTIDIEEVKKRVSNKTKAIIAVHIYGQPCDMDALIKISNENNIDIIEDCAQASGASYKGKELGSIGTLGCFSFFPTKNLGAIGDGGAITTNCEKLYNKLLKLRQYGWDENRDSEFSGYNSRLDELQAAILRVKLKYLKQDTKKRNDIAKLYYEALKNSSLILPKVRDNCYHSFHLFVVRLKNRNQLKEYLKSKNILAMIHYEKPVHLQEAFTINHDLNCTENIAGEILSLPMYPELSEKDIKYISTKCLEVKES, from the coding sequence ATGATTTTATGTGCTAATCCTAAAGAACAATATTTAACACATAAAACTGAAATCCAAAATGCTATTAATAAAGTGTTAGAAAGTGGTTGGTATATTTTAGGTCAAGAAGTAAAATTATTTGAAAATGAATTTTCAAATTTTGTAGGAACGAAATATACAATAAGTGTCGCAAGTGGTACTGATGCATTATTCTTGGCGTTAAAAGCTTTAAATATTGGCACGGGGGATGAAGTTATAACTGTTTCTCACACTGCAACAGCAACAGTATCTGCTATAAAGGCAACTGGGGCAACTCCTATCATGGTGGATATTGAAAAAGAGTATTTTACAATAGATATAGAAGAAGTTAAAAAAAGAGTTTCAAATAAAACAAAAGCAATTATTGCTGTTCATATTTATGGGCAACCTTGTGATATGGATGCTTTAATAAAGATCTCAAATGAAAATAATATTGATATTATTGAAGATTGTGCACAAGCAAGTGGGGCAAGCTATAAAGGAAAAGAATTAGGAAGTATTGGAACTTTAGGTTGTTTTAGTTTTTTCCCTACGAAAAATTTGGGTGCTATTGGTGATGGTGGAGCAATTACAACTAATTGTGAAAAATTATATAATAAATTATTAAAACTAAGACAATATGGTTGGGATGAAAATCGTGATAGTGAATTTAGTGGGTATAATTCAAGATTAGATGAATTACAAGCTGCAATACTCAGAGTAAAATTAAAATACCTAAAACAAGATACAAAAAAACGTAATGATATTGCAAAGTTATATTATGAGGCTTTAAAAAACAGTTCTCTCATTCTACCAAAAGTTAGAGATAATTGTTATCATTCTTTTCATCTTTTTGTTGTTCGTTTAAAAAATCGTAATCAATTAAAAGAGTATTTAAAATCTAAAAATATATTAGCAATGATACATTATGAAAAACCTGTTCATTTACAGGAAGCTTTTACAATTAATCATGATTTGAATTGTACTGAAAATATTGCTGGCGAAATATTATCTCTACCAATGTATCCTGAACTTTCAGAAAAAGACATTAAATATATATCAACTAAATGTTTAGAAGTTAAGGAGTCTTAG
- a CDS encoding class I SAM-dependent methyltransferase has product MAQCLICDLKVEKFIDFGQQPIANGFLTESQFNNEYFFKMEVGFCPNCKMVQLLEQPDREQMFHENYAFFSSTSDYMKEHFKNFAYSVIEKQLLAEDSLVVEIGCNDGIMIENFLNKNIPHLGVEPSKNVADIARSKGINVTSEFFDSKLALDVIEKYGKADAILSANVMCHIPYMHSIFEGIEKLLKDDGIFSFEDPYAADIVQKASFDQIYDEHTFLFSVMSVSYLANIHGLEVIDVEPQVTHGGSMRYTLAHKGRKEVSINVQNQIQKEKELGLDNIEAYNNFTRKVNIVKDDLMKLLNELKEKNKKVVAYGATSKSTTVTNFFGITPEHLEFICDTTPTKHNKFSPGAHIPVIPYEKFKDSKPDYVLLFAWNHAKEIMEKEKEYMEANGIKWIMYVPDVKVID; this is encoded by the coding sequence ATGGCACAATGTTTAATATGTGATTTAAAAGTAGAAAAATTTATTGATTTTGGTCAACAGCCAATAGCAAATGGTTTTTTGACGGAAAGTCAATTTAATAATGAGTATTTTTTTAAAATGGAAGTTGGTTTTTGTCCAAATTGTAAAATGGTACAATTATTAGAACAACCAGATAGGGAACAAATGTTTCATGAAAATTATGCATTTTTTTCTTCAACATCTGACTATATGAAAGAGCATTTCAAAAATTTTGCATATTCTGTGATTGAAAAACAACTATTAGCAGAAGATTCATTGGTTGTCGAAATTGGATGTAATGATGGAATCATGATAGAGAATTTTTTAAATAAAAACATTCCTCATTTGGGTGTAGAACCATCAAAAAATGTTGCAGATATTGCTAGAAGTAAAGGAATAAATGTTACTTCAGAATTTTTTGATTCTAAATTGGCTTTAGATGTAATTGAAAAATATGGAAAAGCAGATGCAATATTAAGTGCAAATGTTATGTGTCATATTCCTTACATGCACTCAATTTTTGAAGGTATTGAGAAACTTTTAAAAGATGATGGTATCTTCTCTTTTGAAGACCCTTATGCTGCTGATATTGTTCAAAAAGCATCTTTTGATCAAATTTATGATGAGCATACGTTTTTATTTTCAGTGATGTCAGTGAGTTATTTAGCGAATATACATGGATTAGAAGTAATAGATGTTGAACCTCAGGTTACTCATGGTGGTTCAATGAGATATACATTGGCACATAAAGGTAGAAAAGAAGTTTCTATAAATGTTCAAAATCAAATTCAAAAAGAAAAAGAGTTAGGATTGGATAATATTGAAGCATATAATAATTTTACTCGAAAAGTAAATATTGTAAAAGATGATTTAATGAAACTTTTAAATGAACTTAAAGAGAAAAATAAAAAAGTCGTTGCTTATGGAGCAACTTCAAAAAGTACTACAGTGACAAACTTTTTTGGAATAACACCTGAACACTTAGAATTTATCTGTGATACAACACCTACTAAACATAATAAGTTTTCACCAGGAGCACATATTCCTGTAATACCTTATGAAAAATTTAAAGATAGTAAACCTGATTATGTACTTCTCTTTGCTTGGAATCATGCAAAAGAGATTATGGAAAAAGAAAAAGAGTATATGGAAGCTAATGGCATAAAATGGATTATGTATGTGCCAGATGTTAAGGTTATAGATTAA
- the rfbB gene encoding dTDP-glucose 4,6-dehydratase translates to MKTLLLTGTAGFIGSNFVPYFLEKYKEYNLINLDLLTYAGNLNNLNECNENPRYKFIKGDICNRELVEFIFDEYDIRGVIHFAAESHVDNSIKNPAIFIQTNVHGTFTLVDVAKNYWMDKPFTYKKKYQGCRFHHISTDEVYGTLDETGLFTEETPYSPNSPYSASKASSDMIIRSYKETYGLNTVITNCSNNYGPKQDDEKLIPTIIRNALKGTPIPIYGDGKNIRDWLYVLDHCKGIDLVFHFGKKGETYNIGGGNEKTNFQIVNTICEILDTKVPKNDSYKKLITFVEDRAGHDRRYAIDAKKLEIELGWKVDESFDNGILKTIEWYLKKYK, encoded by the coding sequence TTGAAAACATTATTATTAACTGGTACAGCTGGCTTTATTGGAAGTAACTTTGTCCCATATTTTTTAGAAAAATATAAGGAGTATAATTTAATTAATTTAGATTTACTTACATATGCTGGAAATTTAAATAATTTAAATGAATGCAATGAAAATCCTAGATATAAATTTATCAAAGGGGATATTTGTAATCGAGAACTTGTTGAGTTTATATTTGATGAGTATGATATTCGGGGCGTGATACATTTTGCAGCTGAATCTCATGTAGATAATTCAATTAAAAATCCAGCTATATTTATTCAAACAAATGTACATGGAACTTTTACATTAGTAGATGTTGCAAAAAATTATTGGATGGATAAACCTTTTACTTATAAAAAAAAATATCAAGGGTGTCGTTTCCATCATATTTCAACAGATGAGGTTTATGGAACACTTGATGAAACAGGTTTATTTACTGAAGAAACTCCATACTCCCCAAACTCTCCCTACAGTGCTTCAAAAGCATCAAGTGACATGATAATAAGGAGCTATAAAGAAACTTATGGATTAAATACTGTTATAACAAATTGTTCCAATAACTATGGACCAAAACAAGATGATGAAAAACTAATACCAACAATTATAAGGAATGCATTAAAAGGGACTCCAATCCCAATTTATGGTGATGGAAAGAATATTAGAGATTGGTTATATGTATTAGACCATTGTAAAGGTATAGATTTAGTATTTCACTTTGGTAAAAAAGGTGAAACCTATAATATTGGTGGAGGAAATGAAAAAACAAATTTTCAAATAGTAAATACTATTTGTGAAATTCTTGATACTAAAGTTCCTAAAAATGACTCTTATAAAAAACTTATTACTTTTGTAGAAGATAGAGCAGGTCATGACCGAAGATATGCAATTGATGCAAAAAAACTTGAAATAGAATTAGGATGGAAAGTTGATGAGAGTTTTGACAATGGTATCTTAAAAACTATTGAGTGGTATTTAAAAAAGTATAAATAA
- the rfbC gene encoding dTDP-4-dehydrorhamnose 3,5-epimerase: MKVESTKLDGVLILNPHVFNDERGFFYESYSKRKFLENGLDYNFIQDNQSYNKYKHTFRGFHYQMNPKSQTTLVRVVSGEIIDYVIDIRKKSPTYGQYVSQILSSDNHKQMLIPKGFAHGYLTLTDNVTILYKMDELYSPNHDRILNFMDSTINIKLNIDKSELIIADKDNSAPMLAQIDNNFLYEEMI; the protein is encoded by the coding sequence ATGAAGGTTGAATCAACAAAACTTGATGGAGTACTTATTTTAAATCCACACGTATTTAATGATGAAAGAGGCTTTTTTTATGAAAGTTATTCTAAAAGAAAATTTTTAGAAAATGGATTAGATTATAATTTTATTCAAGACAATCAATCATATAATAAATACAAACATACGTTTAGAGGTTTCCATTATCAGATGAATCCAAAATCACAAACTACATTAGTAAGAGTAGTTTCTGGTGAAATTATAGATTATGTAATAGACATAAGGAAAAAATCACCAACTTATGGACAATATGTTTCTCAAATATTATCTTCTGATAATCATAAACAAATGCTAATACCAAAAGGCTTTGCACATGGTTATTTGACACTTACTGATAATGTAACTATTTTATATAAAATGGATGAGTTATATTCTCCTAATCATGACAGAATATTGAATTTTATGGATAGTACAATTAATATAAAACTTAATATAGATAAAAGTGAATTAATTATTGCAGATAAAGATAATAGTGCTCCAATGCTTGCTCAAATTGACAATAACTTCTTATATGAGGAAATGATTTGA
- the rfbA gene encoding glucose-1-phosphate thymidylyltransferase RfbA → MKGIILAGGRGTRLYPITKVISKQLLPVYDKPMIYYPLSVLMLAGIKDILIITTPDDNERFIELLGDGSTLGINLQYKVQESPDGLAQSFIIGEDFIKDDNVCLILGDNIFYGQDLTIMLQNSIRIVEKENKSVVYGYYVNDPERYGVVEFDKSWNALSIEEKPKKPKSNFAVVGLYFYTNDVIKIAKSIIPSSRGELEITSVNNEYLLKNKLKVEIMRRGFAWLDTGTHESLLEASQFIETIEKRQGLKVACLEEISYLMGYITKEKLLVLSKSLQKNSYGKYLNRILKDNK, encoded by the coding sequence GTAAACAACTTTTACCTGTATATGATAAGCCAATGATTTACTATCCCTTATCTGTATTAATGTTAGCTGGTATAAAAGATATATTGATTATAACAACTCCAGATGATAACGAAAGATTTATTGAACTTTTAGGTGATGGGAGTACATTAGGTATAAATTTACAATATAAAGTTCAAGAATCTCCAGATGGCTTGGCACAATCATTTATAATTGGTGAAGATTTTATAAAAGATGACAATGTATGTTTAATACTTGGAGATAATATATTTTATGGACAAGACTTAACAATTATGTTACAAAATAGTATAAGAATAGTAGAAAAAGAAAACAAATCTGTAGTTTATGGTTACTATGTAAATGATCCAGAAAGGTATGGTGTTGTTGAATTTGACAAAAGTTGGAATGCTTTGAGTATAGAAGAAAAACCTAAAAAACCTAAAAGTAATTTTGCTGTGGTAGGTTTATATTTTTATACAAATGATGTAATTAAAATTGCTAAAAGCATAATACCTAGTTCACGTGGTGAATTAGAAATAACATCAGTCAATAATGAATATTTATTAAAGAATAAATTAAAGGTAGAAATCATGAGACGAGGATTTGCTTGGCTAGATACTGGTACTCACGAATCTTTACTCGAAGCTTCTCAATTTATTGAAACAATAGAAAAAAGACAAGGTTTAAAAGTGGCTTGTCTTGAAGAAATATCATATTTAATGGGGTATATCACAAAAGAAAAACTTTTAGTTTTATCTAAATCATTACAAAAAAATTCTTACGGTAAATATTTAAATAGAATATTAAAGGATAATAAATGA